In Sphaeramia orbicularis chromosome 14, fSphaOr1.1, whole genome shotgun sequence, the following are encoded in one genomic region:
- the mpzl2b gene encoding myelin protein zero-like protein 2b — protein MSFCPVLRIWLLLLGGLALPGVRHVSGIDIFTPGEMEAVNGTDVRLKCTFSSTHPVSLQTVVVSWNFRPLQPGPDESVFYYDKEPFPPDEGRFKGHVVWSGDVLRKDVSITLQDVPPTFNGTYICQVRNRPDVHGSNGEIVLKVVDKVSLSEISILAIAVGGAIVAILIILGIFVAVKVCRNRHRDNDVEMHSREQEWRDPTVCKPEEAVHLTIETKKKEVDSSDDEESEASSGDDEEEEGEDDDDDDDDDDDDGGDDD, from the exons GGGTGCGACACGTCAGTGGAATCGATATTTTCACACCAGGTGAGATGGAAGCAGTCAATGGGACGGATGTGAGGCTGAAGTGCACTTTTAGCTCAACCCACCCAGTATCACTGCAGACCGTCGTCGTGTCCTGGAACTTCCGTCCTCTGCAACCAGGCCCTGATGAGTCG GTATTTTACTACGACAAGGAACCGTTTCCTCCCGATGAAGGGCGTTTTAAAGGCCATGTAGTGTGGTCAGGAGACGTTTTGAGAAAAGATGTCTCCATAACCTTGCAGGACGTACCTCCAACCTTCAATGGTACCTACATCTGCCAAGTTCGCAATCGTCCAGATGTGCATGGCAGTAATGGAGAGATCGTCCTCAAAGTCGTCGACAAAG TGTCCCTCTCTGAAATCAGTATCCTGGCGATTGCCGTGGGAGGAGCCATCGTCGCTATCCTGATCATCCTCGGGATCTTTGTGGCAGTCAAGGTGTGCAGGAATCGGCACAGAGACAATGATGTTGAGATGCACTCGAGGGAGCAGGAGTGGAGGGACCCGACTGTGTG TAAACCTGAAGAGGCGGTTCATCTGACTATCGAGACGAAGAAGAAAGAGGTTGATAGTTCAGATGATGAAGAGTCTGAAGCCAGCAGTGGAGATGACGAAGAGGAAGAgggtgaagatgatgatgacgacgatgatgatgatgacgatgatggcgGAGATGATGATTGA
- the scn4bb gene encoding sodium channel, voltage-gated, type IV, beta b, whose product MEVRWSGVGPLRLGPPHTALTLVLSALFGLWSAQALEMSVGKVPFLEAVNGSTVMLPCTYSSCIGIRDLYFKWLYNNNGTLQRVCDSTIPTEGVEPHVSVYRERVTFVGMNHNNNISIMLWNITFEDGGQYICFGRNPKEMGRNHSATFNLIVVDELRVVDNTLTIIIASAVGGAIALLMGFMLLKNFAIFVMTKLEEKNKECLVTSSGIDNTENGLSGSKADSKPTPKKK is encoded by the exons ATGGAGGTCCGGTGGAGTGGGGTCGGACCCCTGAGGCTGGGCCCTCCACATACAGCCCTCACTCTGGTCTTGTCTGCACTGTTTG GTCTGTGGTCTGCTCAGGCACTGGAGATGTCTGTGGGTAAGGTCCCTTTCCTGGAGGCAGTGAATGGCAGCACAGTGATGTTACCATGTACGTACTCCAGCTGCATCGGCATCAGAGACCTCTATTTCAAATGGCTGTATAACAACAACGGCACCCTGCAGAGG GTATGTGATTCAACGATACCAACAGAGGGAGTGGAACCTCATGTGTCTGTATATCGAGAGCGGGTGACATTTGTGGGGATGAATCACAACAACAACATCTCCATCATGCTGTGGAACATCACTTTCGAGGATGGCGGCCAGTACATCTGCTTTGGACGTAACCCTAAAGAGATGGGAAGGAACCACAGCGCCACCTTCAACCTCATTGTGGTGGACGAGT TGAGAGTTGTAGACAACACACTGACCATCATCATAGCTTCAGCAGTGGGCGGAGCCATCGCGTTGTTAATGGGTTTCATGCTCCTCAAGAACTTTGCTATCTTTGTGATGACCAAACTTGAGGAGAAAAA TAAGGAGTGCCTTGTAACTTCATCAGGGATCGACAACACAGAAAATGGCCTCTCAGGATCCAAAGCTGACTCAAAGCCAACaccaaaaaagaaatga